The DNA sequence GGTCAGATGCGAGTAGGCCGCCACCACGGACTGCGCGATCACCAGCGACGACCCGATCGTCACCAACGGAAGCATCATGGTCAATGCGCTGCGATAGACCAGGAGCAGCACCGCGAGCACCAAGATGGCGATCGCGAGCTCGATCGGCAGACGATCCTGCTCGCCCGCGACGGTGAGGTCGGCGACCGTGGCCGCGGGACCGGTGATGTGCACGGTGGTCGCACTGCCGTCGATGCTGTGCTGGATGAGGCTGGTCACCCGGTTGTAGGAGTCGAAAGCCCTGGGCGTGCCCAACTCGCCCGCGAGGCCAATCGGCAGAACCCAGGTCTTGTTGTCCTCACTCGTCAGGAACTTTCGCAGTTCGGGCGTGCCGATGAAGTCCTGCACCGACACGACGTTCGTCAGGTCGTGCCGTACCGCGTCCACCACCTTGCGGTAGCTCGCCGCGTCGTCGGCCCCCAGTCCGTTCTCGTTGATGAACACGACCAGGAGGAGATCGTCGTTGCTCGATTCGTGGAACGCCTCGGTCATCTTCTTGGCGGCAACACTCGACGGCGCGTCGGCAGGCAGGATGGCGAGCGGATGCTTCTCCGCCATCTCGGTCAGTGAGGGGAAGGTCAATGGCAGAGCGATGGCCAGCGCGACCCAGGCGCCGATCACCGCCCACGGCCATCGCACCACGAAATCGGCTAGCCGCCGCATATCTTCCTCACCCTCACTCTGATGTTGCTCAAGCTACGCGACGCGTCCCCAGTGCCCGCTGTCCGCGACCCGCATGCACACCGACTTCATCGCCTCCATGTAGCGCAGAGACGACTTCTCGGCGATCGGGTTGTCGGGGTGCATGATCGCCATCGCCGTGCCCTCCCCGTAGCGGAATATGTAGATGGTCAGCTGATAGGAGAAGCGGCCGTCCGGATAGATTCCGATGTTGTCGGCAAGGCCCAGCTCGCCCGCCGCGAGAATGGCGTTGAGCGGAGCCGCACCCCCGTGGAAGAAGTTCGACACCGGAAAGTTCGGTTCCGGCCATTTGAGCCACGGTGCCAATTCCAGTACCCGGTAATACGGCACCCGGGACATGTCCAGACTCGAATCGAAAGCGGTCTGCGCGGCGTATGCGGCATCGTTGAACGAGGTTGCCGCGATCGGAACGGTGATCGGGATCAGGCCGGTAAACCAGCCTTGCGTCATGAAGTTATCGCTAGCTGTACGGGAATCCCTCGGAGTCAGGCCGTAATACGTGAGCGCCCCGGTGAATTCGTGCTCAACCAGACCGAGGCAGGCGAACAAGCCGCCGACAAACCGTGAGCCGGCAGTCGAGCAGGCGGACTCGAATCGGTCCGTCTGCTCCGGACTCATCAGTGACAGGGACGTCATGGTGCTGTTGGTCGCTTCCGACGGATTGCCCAGTGGAAGCGGGAACTCGGGGAAGGTTCCATTGTTGTTCTCGGCAAAGTCAATCCACGCGCGCACCCCGGGCGAGTCCAGCGTCAATGCCGATGTGAACTCGCGCTCGCGAGTGCAGAAGTCGTCGAAGCTGCCGGGATCGGGCAGCGTGAGAGCCTGGCCGCCTCCGCTCAACGCCGAGTACATTCCGTTGGCTTCCATCATCGTGGTGCCGATCAACGTCGCGTCGCCGTGCACGTGATCCATGGCAGCGAAAAACGTAAAGTGGTTCTCGCTCTGGATAATTCCAAAGGTGAAGCATCCCCATTCCAATGGACTCGGTATATCGATGACGTGGCTACGTATGTCATCGACCGACATATGCCCTTGCGTTACAGGCGCGAACTCGATGTCGCTTGAATCGCTGATCGAGTGCCTGATGAACCCCCCGTCGTCGGTGCGCTCGAACCAGCTGCGGAAGGTGTCATGCCTACGCAGGTATGTGTTGAGGGCATGGTCCATCGCGGAGATATCGCACTGACCCGCAACATCGCAGCTGGCGATAATTTGGCGGGAGAAGTTTAGGCCAGCTGCGTTCCGTTCGTAGTAATTTCGCAGATGTTGACTCTGCATGTAGCTGACTGGCACCAAACTCACAGGTGCTTGCCGGGCCTTCTCCGCCGCGGCAGGGGTGGGGTGCCACGAGGTGACGGAGCCGGGGCTCAACGTCCATTCATCAAGTGCGCCAACCGTTATCGTTCCTATGCGCAACGCGCCGTCCTCTCGCTCGGCCGGCCCCGCTCCGGCATCTCTCGTCGGTGGCCCAACATACCCTCGGTTTGACCGCGCAACCGGCGGTCGACCGAGACCCGGAAACCCCATGCGCCACATGGCATACCGGGAATAACTAGAACTCCTTGTCCTAGTTACCACGAAGTTTGGGAACGACAGTGCGCACGATACTTGTTCGGCTAGAGTCGCGTTCGCACCCGCCGATGTCCAGAGTCACATTCTCGCCCGACGACGTCGAGGGCCACTCTCCCCACCCGCCGACGCAAGGAGGCCTCAGCATGGAATCCGCTGACCATCCGATCAAGCCAGCCCCACGTTTTGCAATCATCGGATATGCAGCGCGTTTTCCCGGTGCCGCCAACGCGGACGAGTTCTGGGACGTGCTGCGTGAGGGCCGTGACGCGATATCCGAAGTGCCTGCCGACCGGTGGGACGCCGATGAGTTCTTTGACCCTGAACCCGGAGCTCCCGGCAAGGTCGTGACCCGTCGTGCGGGCTTTGTCGACGACGTGACGGGGTTTGATGCGCCGTTCTTCGGTATGTCGACGCGCGAGGTCAGGCTGATGGACCCGCAGCACCGACTGTTGCTGGAGATGGCGTGGCGAGCGGTGGAGCATTCCGGAATCGCCCCAACGGATTTGGCCGAGACCAATGCCGGCGTGTTCGTCGGCTTGGCCACCCATGACTACCTGGGAATGGCATCTGATGAGCTGACCTTCCCCGAGATCGAGGCCTACATGGCCATCGGTACCTCGAACGCAGCGGCAGCGGGCCGCATCAGCTACCGACTGGGGCTGCAGGGACCCTCGGTTGCCGTCGACACAGCGTGCAGCTCGTCATTGGTAGCAATTCATCAAGCGTGCCAAGCGCTTCAACTCGGAGAGTGCGACCTCGCGCTGGCCGGCGGTGCGAACGTCCTGCTGACCCCCGCGACAATGATCACGTTCTCGCATGCGCACATGCTCGCGCCCGACGGCAAGTGCAAGACCTTCGACGCGGCCGCAGACGGCTACGTCCGTGGTGAGGGATCCGGTGTCATCGTCATCAAGCGCCTTGAGGACGCGATCCGCGACGGTGATCGGATCCGGGCCGTGATCCGCGGCAGTGCGATTAACCAGGACGGCGCATCGGGCGGGTTGACGGTGCCCAATGGCGTTGCTCAGCAGCGTGTTATCGCCGATGCGCTCAAGCGTGCCGGTGTCGCACCACGTGACGTCGGGTATCTGGAGGCGCACGGCACCGGAACATCGCTGGGCGATCCGATCGAGGCCCAGGCCGCTGGCGCGGCCTATGGCATCGGCCGCGAAACGAACGATCCGTTGTTGATCGGATCGGCGAAGACGAACATCGGACATCTGGAGGCGGCCGCGGGTATCGCGGGTGTCATCAAGGTCGTCCTGTCGCTCGAGAACGAATTGTTGCCGCAGCACCGCAACTTTCAGAATCCGTCGCCGCACATTCCCTGGGACCGGCTCCCGGTGGAGATCGTCAAGGAGGCCACCGCCTGGGAGCGCAACGCGCGGCCGCGCATTGCGGGAGTTAGCTCATTCGGATTCGCCGGGACGAACGCTCACGTCATTCTCGAAGAGGCCCCCGAGCAGGCAGCGGCACCGATCGAGACCGACACGGCCGGGGAGCCCCAGTCGATAGGGAACCGGTTCAGCATTCTGCCGCTCTCGGCACACACACCCGCCGCGTTGGTGCAGATCGCCGATCAATACCGCAGCTGGTTGAACGCGCACCCGGAAGCCACGTTGGCAGACGTGTGCCTCACCGCCGGAGTGGCGCGAGCACACCTGGAGCACCGGGCCGCGCTGGTGGTCAACTCCCGAGAAGCAGCCGTGGAGCTGCTCGGCGCTGTCGCCGACGACCGCCCGGCTCCGGGCCTTGGTCGTGGCGAATCCTATGACGTGCCGAAGACCGCATGGCTCTTTACCGGTCAGGGCAGCCAGTACCCGGGCATGGCCCGGGAGTTGTTCGACACCGAACCTGTGTTCGCCGAAACGCTGAAGCACTGCGCAGCGGTAGTCGCGGATGTTCTCGAAAAGCCTTTGCTGGATGTTATTTTCGATGTGGACGGCCCGGAAGCTGGAGAGGCGTTGCGGCAGACCTCCTACGCTCAACCCGCCTTGTTCGCGGTGGAGATGGGCCTGGCCCGACTCTGGCAGTCGTGGGGCTTCGAGCCGGACGTGGTGTTGGGTCACAGCGTCGGCCAGTACTCGGCGGCCTGCGTCGCAGGTGTGTTCAGTCTGGAGGACGGCGCACGGCTGATGGCCGAGCGTGGCCGCCTGTTCGGCAGTCTGCCCGCAGGTGGCCGGATGGCGGCGGTGTTCGCCGCTGCCGAGCGCGTGGAGAGCCTGACCGACGAGTTCCCCAGTCTGTCGGTTGCCGCCTACAACGGTGCTAACACCGTATTGTCAGGTCCCGCACAGGATCTGGAGAAAGCGGTGGCGGGCCTCGTTGCTGAGGGCGTGCGATGCGATTTCCTGGAGACCAGTCACGCGTTCCATTCGGCCTTGCTGGATCCGATCCTCGACGAATTCGAATCATATGCGGGGCAGTTCAATTACAAGACTCCACAACGGATTCTGATCGACAACAGGACTGGTGCCGCGCTCGGCAGAAGCACGAAACTTGATGGCGCGTACTGGCGTCGCCACGCGCGCCAACCGGTGGAGTTCGCCAAGAGCGTGCGCACTCTCGCCGACCTGAACTGCAAGGTGCTGTTAGAGATCGGTCCACAGCCGGTGCTCACGGCCGCAGCCTTGCGCGCGTGGCCCGACCCGGCCACCGCTCCGCGGGCGATCGCGTCGCTGCGTCGCAACACCGCAGACCACCGACAGATCACCGAAGCCGCTGCCGACGCGTACGTCTTGGGCCACGTGCCCAACTTCGGTGCGTTCCGACACGGGCACGCGCGAAAGATCGACCTGCCCACGTATCCGTTCGAGCATCGCCAGTACTGGTTCAGCGATAGGCGAGACGCTAACGGACGCGACGACACCACGAATCGGCCGCAGCGTGCCGGCGGCCCGCGCACCGAGGCGGTTCGGCTGCTCGAGGACGGAAAGATCGAGGAACTGGCGAATCTGCTCGGCGGTGCCGGTGGTGATCAACAGACTCTTGCGGTGCTGACAAAGCTTGCAGCACAACATAACCAGCAACGCACCACCCAAACCATTGCCGATGACCGTTACCAGTTCCGCTGGGATAAGTCACCCACGCCACTGTCCGGTGCGGAATCCGGTGCGGGCATTACCTGGATTCTCGTAGGCGAGGTATCCGGCGCGGCCGCACCGCTGGTCGAGGCGCTGACCGCGCGTGGGCACCAGCATCGGATCTTCGGATTACCCGCGTCCGACGCCGACGAGCAACAGCTCGCCGCTGCGTTGCGCGCTGTGGCAGCCGACGCCTCGGCGCATGAACAGGCACTACGCATCGTGCACGTCGCGGCCCTTGACGCGGGCTCTCCCTCGGCGCGGTCTCTGCTACGGATCCAGCACCAGGTGCTGGCCGGAACACGGCGACTCTTCCGGGCCGCCGCCGCTGCCGAATTGCGGGCTCCCATCTGGTTGCTCACCCGGGGTGCACAGCGAATCGTCGACGCCGACACCGTGGCGCCCGAACAGAGTGCCCTGTGGGGATTCGGCCGTGCGGCAGCGCTGGAGCTTCCGCAGGTGTGGGGCGGACTCGCCGATCTGGCCGACGCCAGTGCTGACGAATGGTCACAGTTCATCGCTCGTGCCTCCGCGTCGACCGACGCGGCCATGAGGGAAGACCAGATCGCGCTGCGCGATCACGCGGTCTACGTTCCCCGGCTGGTTCGGCGCGAAGAACTGCCGAGCGGCAAGCCGCTGGAAGTGCGTGACAACGCAACGTATTTGGTGACCGGTGGACTGGGTTCGATCGGACTGGAGATCGCCGGATACTTGGCGGCGCACGGTGCCAAGAATCTGGTGCTGACGAGCCGGCGCGAACCCAGCGAGTCCGTGCGCCAGCGCATTGACGCTTTGGGCGTGGAACACGGCTGCGAAATCCGGGTCGTCACCGCCGATGTCGCGGATGCGCACGACGTTGCGCGCCTACTGGCCGGCGTGCAGGCCGAGCTGCCCCCGTTGGCGGGCATCGTCCACGCTGCGGGGGAGATCAGTACCACTCCGCTCAGCGACCTCGACGACGCCGAAGTGGATCGCGTATTCGCCGGCAAGGTCTGGGGTGCTTGGTATTTGAGCGAGGCTGCGGCTGACCTGAAGCTGGACTTCTTCATCAGCACCTCCTCCATCGCCTCGGTCTGGGGTGGCTTCGGTCAGACCGCGTACAGCGCGGCCAACGCCTTCCTCGACGGGCTCGCCTGGCGTCTGCGCGAGCAAGGCATTGCGGGAACCAGCGTCAACTTCGGTCCGTGGAGTGCGGGCATGGCGGACGCGGAATCCCGTGCGCGACTGGAGCAACGTGGGATCAAGACGTTGTCACCGGCGGATGCACTGGCGGGCCTTGCCGACGTCGTGTCGGCCTCCCGATCGAACGGCGGGGCGCAGGGCGTCATCGCCCGCATCGACTGGGCGCGATTCCTGCCGCTCTACCAGCAGGCAGGGAGGCGAGCATTCCTGACGGAGCTGGAGCGTGAGGTGCCCTCGCACCTGGCCGCATCGCCGGCGGTCACACAGTCGGGCAAGACGCAGTTGGTCGAGCGGCTCGCGAGCGCTCCCATCCAGCAGCGCAAGAAGCTCTTGACCGACTACCTGCGCGACGCGGTGGCAGAGGTCACGCGCGTGGACGTATCGGAGATCCGTGAGGATGCCGGCTTCTTCGACCTCGGCATGGATTCGCTGATGGCCGTCGAATTGCGGCGTCGCATGGAGCAAGGTGTCGGCGAGGAGATACCGGTCACCCTGGTGATGGATCATCCCCGCATTTCCGATGTCGCCGACTACCTGCTCGGTGAGGTGCTCGGGCTCAACGAGCAGGTCAAGTCCGCGCCTCGGCAGGCCGCGGTGACACGGACAGATGAGCCGATTGCGATCGTCGCGGTGTCATGCCGATTCCCCGGCGCGCCAGATCCGGAAGCCTTCTGGGACTTGCTGTCCGGCGGTGTCGATGCGATCCGGGAAGTCCCGGAAGATCGTTACGACATCGACGAGTTCTACGACCCGGATCCGGAGGTCGCGGGCAAGACCTATACCCGCTTCGGCGGATTCCTCGACGGCATCGATGGGTTCGATCCCGAGTTCTTCGGCATCTCCCCGCGCGAGGCCGTCTGGATCGAACCGCAGCAGCGGTTGATGCTCGAAACGGTGTGGGAGGGCCTGGAGCGGGCCGGATACTCGCCGGCCGCATTGCGCGGCAGCCGAACCGGCATCTTCGCGGGTGTGGGCGCCAACGAGTATGCGCATCTGCTGTCGTCGGAATCGCTCGACAAGATCGAGCCCTACTTCATCACCGGCAACGCGCTCAACGCCATCTCCGGTCGCGTTGCCTTTGCGCTGGGATTTGAAGGACCGGCGGTGGCTGTCGATACCGCGTGCAGCTCGGCGCTGGTGGCCGTTCATCAGGCCGTCCAGGCCTTGCACTCCGGTGACTGCGACCTGGCGGTGGCCGGCGGTGTGAACGTTCTGCTGAGTCCGGTGACGGTGATCGCCGCCTCACGCGCCAGGATGCTGTCGCCGGTCGGTCGATGCAAGACATTCGACGCGTCCGCCGACGGTTACGTGCGCAGCGAAGGCTGCGGAATCCTCGTGCTCAAGAGACTGAGCGACGCCCAGCGCGACGAGGACCGAATCCTTGCCGTGATTCCCGGCAGCGCGGTGAACCAGGACGGCGCCTCCAGCGGCTTGACTGTGCCCAATGGTGGTGCACAGCAACGGCTTATCGGTGCTGTGCTCGACCGGGCCGGGCTGGTGGGCGGGGACGTCGACTACCTCGAGGCGCACGGCACGGGCACTCCGCTGGGTGATCCGATCGAGGTACAGGCAGCTGCGGCGGCCTACGGCGGCTCGCGTGACGCGGACCGGCCGTTGCTCATGGGATCGGTGAAATCCAATATCGGTCACACCGAATCAGCTTCCGGCGCGGCAGGTCTCATCAAGGTGGTGCTGTCTCTTCAAAACGGGGTGCTGCCGCAGAGCCTGCACTTCGACAAGCCCTCTCCGCACATCCCGTGGGACTCGTTGTCGGTGCGGGTGGTGGACAAGGCCATTCCGTGGGAGGCCGACGGTAGGCCGCGTCGTGCCGGTGTGAGTTCGTTTGGCTTCACCGGAACCAACGCACACGTACTGATCGAGGAGGCCCCGCAACGGCCGACGGACGTGGATGAGGATGCCACCGAGGCCCCGGACACCGCTCCGGAACCGCAGGGCGACCAGGTGAGTGTGCTCCCGCTGTCTGCCAGGTCACCGGAGGCGCTGGTCGCGGTAGCGCAGCGTTACGAGTCCTGGTTGACCGCCCATCCGGATGTCGACATCGAGGATGTGTGCCTGACGGCCGGGAGAGGCCGGTCGCACTTCGAACATCGCGCCGCGCTGGTCGTGGATTCGGTGGGGGCCGCGCGCGAGGGTCTGGCCGAGCTGGTCCAGAACCGACTGCGCCCCGGTGTGGTCCGTGGCGAGCACACGAATCATCCGACGACGGCCTGGCTGTTCACTGGGCAGGGCAGCCAGTATCCCGGTATGGCACGTGAGTTGTTTGACGCCGAGCCGGTTTTCGCCGAGACCGTGACGCGTTGCGCGGAAGCAGTCAAGGACATCACGGCGCGGCCGCTGCTTGAGGTGATGTTCGCGACCGATCGCGAGACCGGTGGAGAAGTTGGGAAAGTCCTGCGGCACACGTCCTTTGCGCAGCCGGCGATCTTCGCCGTCGAGATGGGTCTGGCCCGGCTCTGGCAGTCATGGGGCATCGAGCCCGATGTGGTGCTCGGACATAGTGTGGGCCAGTACGCGGCCGCCTGCGTGGCCGGCGTGTTCAGTATCGAGGACGGTGCGCGACTGATCGCCGAGCGCGGCCGGCTGTTCGGCAGCCTGCCCGCGGGCGGGCGCATGGTGGCGGTGTTCAGCGACGCCAAACATGTCGAGCAGATCGCGGGCGATTTTCCGCGCGTATCGATTGGTGCCTACAACGGACCGAACACTGTGCTGTCGGGTCCGGGTGAGGACGTGGAGCAAGCGGTCGCGCGATTCGAGGGAGAGGGCATCCGCTGCACCTGGCTGGAGACCAGCCACGCCTTCCATTCGGAGTTGCTGGACCCTGTCCTCGACGAATTCGAGTCGTACGCAGCGCAAGTGCAGTTCGCAACCCCGACGTTGCCGTTGGTGTGCAACCGCACCGGTGCCGTGCTGACGGCGCAGACCCCCATCGACGCTCAGTACTGGCGCCGGCATTCGCGCCAGCCGGTGCAGTTCGCCGAAAGCGTTCGCACCGTGGCCGCACTGGGGTGCTCGGTGCTGATGGAGATCGGCCCGCAGCCGGTGTTGACCGGCGCCGCGGTGCAGGTCTGGCCGGAGCACTTGGCCGCGCCTCGGGCAATCGTCTCGCTGCGCAAGGGTGTTGGCGACCGACGCCAGATCGCCGAGGCGCTTGCCGCGGCGTACGTCGGTGGCCATCGGCCCAATTTCGCTGCACTGCAACGTCACCCCCGGAATACGCTGGAGTTGCCGACCTATCCCTTCCAGCGTCGCCGTTTCTGGCCGAAGTCATCCGGTGCCGCCATCGAAGGCGGGGGCGGCTTGACCGCGGGCATCCTGGGTAGGGGCGAGGATCTCGCCTCCGGAGATTCCGTGTACATCAGCCGGTTGTCGGTCAGGTCGCAGCCGTGGCTGTCCGACCACGTCATCTACGGCACCGTCGTCGTCCCCGGCGCGACGTATGCCGCGATGGCCCTGGCCGCGGTCGGCACTCCGGCACGGGCCAAGGATGTGTTCTTCTACGAGCCGATCATTTTGCCGGAGAAGAGCTCTCGTGAAGTGCAGTTGACTCTGCATCCGCTGGAAGATGGCAGCGGGTCGAAATTCCAGGTGCACAGTCGTCCCTACGGTGAACGCGACGTTGACTGGTCGTTGAACGCCGAAGGCACCGTCGTCACCGGTATCGGCGAAGACACGGACGAACCGACGTCTGAGGCTTCCGAGCCCATTGATGCGGCCATCGAGCGGATGGAACGCATGCGTCCGATGGAGCTCTTCGAGATCTTTGCCGACCTGGAACTGGCCTGGGGCCCCACCTGGTCGGGTTCTCTGAAGTCACTGTGGCTCGGCCAGGGTGAGGCGATCGGCGATGTCCTTGTCGGCGAGGAGCTCGCCGAGCAATTGGGCACCGAGCCGATGCATCCGGTCTTGATGGACCTGTGCACGGGTGTCGCCTTCCCGGCGTTCCCGGCCCTGCTCGCCGCCGAGCAGGGTATCAACGACCTGTTCCTGCCCTTGCGGTACGGACAGGTGACGTTGAAGGAGAAGATGCCCCGGCGCTTCTACTGCCGTGCACGCTGGCACGAGAGCCCACTGGACAGCGAGACGCAGGTCTTCGATCTCGACTACCTCGATCGGGATGGCCGTCACCTGGGTGGGATTCGCGAGTTCACCGTCAAGCGTGCGCCGCGCGAGGCGCTGCTGCGCGGGCTCGGTGGCGATGCCACTCGCTTGCTGTACACCCTTGGCTGGCACGAGGTTCCGGTTCCTCCATCGGAGGACGCAGCTGTGGAGACAAGCGGCACCTGGCTGATCGCCGGATTCGACGAGCTGGCTGCCAAGGTGCCGGGCTGCATCCCGTGTGATCGCACGACCAATCCGGAACTACTCGGGCAGGTGCTGGAACAGGCCAAGGAGCGCGGTGTGCCGTTCTCCGGTGTCGTCTGGCGTGCCGCCGGGCCGAGCGCGAAGGATGGTGCCGGTTTCTCCGACACTGAGATTGCGCGCCTCGAAACAGAGATCGCCAACCTGCTCAGTGCCGTGCACACGGTGCAGAACGGTTCCCAGAACGGCGTGAAGCTTCCGCATGGTCTCTGGATCATCACCGAGCGGGCCGTGGCCACCGAGTCCGGCGAGCGGGTCGATCCGGTGCAGGCGTCGCTGTGGGGATTCGGGCGCACCACAATCAACGAGGAACCGGCGCTGCGTGCCAAGCTCGTCGATTGCGACGGTTCGCCCGAGGCCGTGCAGGCGCTGGCGAATCTGTTGGTCACGCCCGTGGACGAGCCGGAAATCGCTGTGCGGCAGGGCAAGCTGCTGGCCTCCCGGTTGCTGCCCTGGTCACGCAGTGGGAATCTCACGGTGCCGCGCGGGAGTGACTACGCCCTGTTGCCGACCGAACGTGGAGCCATCG is a window from the Mycobacteroides salmoniphilum genome containing:
- a CDS encoding type I polyketide synthase, with protein sequence MESADHPIKPAPRFAIIGYAARFPGAANADEFWDVLREGRDAISEVPADRWDADEFFDPEPGAPGKVVTRRAGFVDDVTGFDAPFFGMSTREVRLMDPQHRLLLEMAWRAVEHSGIAPTDLAETNAGVFVGLATHDYLGMASDELTFPEIEAYMAIGTSNAAAAGRISYRLGLQGPSVAVDTACSSSLVAIHQACQALQLGECDLALAGGANVLLTPATMITFSHAHMLAPDGKCKTFDAAADGYVRGEGSGVIVIKRLEDAIRDGDRIRAVIRGSAINQDGASGGLTVPNGVAQQRVIADALKRAGVAPRDVGYLEAHGTGTSLGDPIEAQAAGAAYGIGRETNDPLLIGSAKTNIGHLEAAAGIAGVIKVVLSLENELLPQHRNFQNPSPHIPWDRLPVEIVKEATAWERNARPRIAGVSSFGFAGTNAHVILEEAPEQAAAPIETDTAGEPQSIGNRFSILPLSAHTPAALVQIADQYRSWLNAHPEATLADVCLTAGVARAHLEHRAALVVNSREAAVELLGAVADDRPAPGLGRGESYDVPKTAWLFTGQGSQYPGMARELFDTEPVFAETLKHCAAVVADVLEKPLLDVIFDVDGPEAGEALRQTSYAQPALFAVEMGLARLWQSWGFEPDVVLGHSVGQYSAACVAGVFSLEDGARLMAERGRLFGSLPAGGRMAAVFAAAERVESLTDEFPSLSVAAYNGANTVLSGPAQDLEKAVAGLVAEGVRCDFLETSHAFHSALLDPILDEFESYAGQFNYKTPQRILIDNRTGAALGRSTKLDGAYWRRHARQPVEFAKSVRTLADLNCKVLLEIGPQPVLTAAALRAWPDPATAPRAIASLRRNTADHRQITEAAADAYVLGHVPNFGAFRHGHARKIDLPTYPFEHRQYWFSDRRDANGRDDTTNRPQRAGGPRTEAVRLLEDGKIEELANLLGGAGGDQQTLAVLTKLAAQHNQQRTTQTIADDRYQFRWDKSPTPLSGAESGAGITWILVGEVSGAAAPLVEALTARGHQHRIFGLPASDADEQQLAAALRAVAADASAHEQALRIVHVAALDAGSPSARSLLRIQHQVLAGTRRLFRAAAAAELRAPIWLLTRGAQRIVDADTVAPEQSALWGFGRAAALELPQVWGGLADLADASADEWSQFIARASASTDAAMREDQIALRDHAVYVPRLVRREELPSGKPLEVRDNATYLVTGGLGSIGLEIAGYLAAHGAKNLVLTSRREPSESVRQRIDALGVEHGCEIRVVTADVADAHDVARLLAGVQAELPPLAGIVHAAGEISTTPLSDLDDAEVDRVFAGKVWGAWYLSEAAADLKLDFFISTSSIASVWGGFGQTAYSAANAFLDGLAWRLREQGIAGTSVNFGPWSAGMADAESRARLEQRGIKTLSPADALAGLADVVSASRSNGGAQGVIARIDWARFLPLYQQAGRRAFLTELEREVPSHLAASPAVTQSGKTQLVERLASAPIQQRKKLLTDYLRDAVAEVTRVDVSEIREDAGFFDLGMDSLMAVELRRRMEQGVGEEIPVTLVMDHPRISDVADYLLGEVLGLNEQVKSAPRQAAVTRTDEPIAIVAVSCRFPGAPDPEAFWDLLSGGVDAIREVPEDRYDIDEFYDPDPEVAGKTYTRFGGFLDGIDGFDPEFFGISPREAVWIEPQQRLMLETVWEGLERAGYSPAALRGSRTGIFAGVGANEYAHLLSSESLDKIEPYFITGNALNAISGRVAFALGFEGPAVAVDTACSSALVAVHQAVQALHSGDCDLAVAGGVNVLLSPVTVIAASRARMLSPVGRCKTFDASADGYVRSEGCGILVLKRLSDAQRDEDRILAVIPGSAVNQDGASSGLTVPNGGAQQRLIGAVLDRAGLVGGDVDYLEAHGTGTPLGDPIEVQAAAAAYGGSRDADRPLLMGSVKSNIGHTESASGAAGLIKVVLSLQNGVLPQSLHFDKPSPHIPWDSLSVRVVDKAIPWEADGRPRRAGVSSFGFTGTNAHVLIEEAPQRPTDVDEDATEAPDTAPEPQGDQVSVLPLSARSPEALVAVAQRYESWLTAHPDVDIEDVCLTAGRGRSHFEHRAALVVDSVGAAREGLAELVQNRLRPGVVRGEHTNHPTTAWLFTGQGSQYPGMARELFDAEPVFAETVTRCAEAVKDITARPLLEVMFATDRETGGEVGKVLRHTSFAQPAIFAVEMGLARLWQSWGIEPDVVLGHSVGQYAAACVAGVFSIEDGARLIAERGRLFGSLPAGGRMVAVFSDAKHVEQIAGDFPRVSIGAYNGPNTVLSGPGEDVEQAVARFEGEGIRCTWLETSHAFHSELLDPVLDEFESYAAQVQFATPTLPLVCNRTGAVLTAQTPIDAQYWRRHSRQPVQFAESVRTVAALGCSVLMEIGPQPVLTGAAVQVWPEHLAAPRAIVSLRKGVGDRRQIAEALAAAYVGGHRPNFAALQRHPRNTLELPTYPFQRRRFWPKSSGAAIEGGGGLTAGILGRGEDLASGDSVYISRLSVRSQPWLSDHVIYGTVVVPGATYAAMALAAVGTPARAKDVFFYEPIILPEKSSREVQLTLHPLEDGSGSKFQVHSRPYGERDVDWSLNAEGTVVTGIGEDTDEPTSEASEPIDAAIERMERMRPMELFEIFADLELAWGPTWSGSLKSLWLGQGEAIGDVLVGEELAEQLGTEPMHPVLMDLCTGVAFPAFPALLAAEQGINDLFLPLRYGQVTLKEKMPRRFYCRARWHESPLDSETQVFDLDYLDRDGRHLGGIREFTVKRAPREALLRGLGGDATRLLYTLGWHEVPVPPSEDAAVETSGTWLIAGFDELAAKVPGCIPCDRTTNPELLGQVLEQAKERGVPFSGVVWRAAGPSAKDGAGFSDTEIARLETEIANLLSAVHTVQNGSQNGVKLPHGLWIITERAVATESGERVDPVQASLWGFGRTTINEEPALRAKLVDCDGSPEAVQALANLLVTPVDEPEIAVRQGKLLASRLLPWSRSGNLTVPRGSDYALLPTERGAIDNLRIIEKDVPAPDEGYVQVRVEAAGLNFRDVLNVLGLYPGDPGPIGGDFAGVVTQLGEGVTEVEVGQRVYGSMQGAFASRFNAPAQFLAPIPDGVSAVEAATIPAAALTVRLAFDWAQLKPGDRVLIHAASGGVGLAAIQMAQQQGAEVYATASTFKRATVRKLGVKYVYDSRTTDFADQILADTDGAGVDVVLNSLTSEGFVEATVRATAKNGRFAEIAKRDIWTPEQMAEVRPDIAYEIVALDTVMFQEPERIRALLTEVSDGLDKGEWTPLPAEIYPLTEARTAFRRMQQARHIGKIVCQMPNPLAPRSDRTYLITGGLGAIGLHTAGYLAQLGAGDIVLTSRRAPDTDAQRLIEEITERSKTRIHVFTADVGEESEVAKLLERIRAELPPLAGIAHLAGVLDDALLGQQSVERFRTTLAPKAFGAGYLDKLTKADELDFFIVSSSVSSLFGSPGQSNYATANALLDGLIAQRRAQGLPATGVNFGPWGQGGMASSAAATANISAQGLIPLDPSAALAALAEVIANGTGQATVIKANWQRAAKVLGSSRPPILDLVLPSAIGEVTGDSELLKQLMEIPVPQRAGFVTEFLQREVQNFLRLAQPPAATSRFLDLGTDSLMAIELRNRLHSQFGGKFTINATAVFDYPTIGGLAEYLVAQLPDAESESEEALPAAESAEAPPAADSDATPTPSDAVSEPKE
- a CDS encoding condensation domain-containing protein → MRIGTITVGALDEWTLSPGSVTSWHPTPAAAEKARQAPVSLVPVSYMQSQHLRNYYERNAAGLNFSRQIIASCDVAGQCDISAMDHALNTYLRRHDTFRSWFERTDDGGFIRHSISDSSDIEFAPVTQGHMSVDDIRSHVIDIPSPLEWGCFTFGIIQSENHFTFFAAMDHVHGDATLIGTTMMEANGMYSALSGGGQALTLPDPGSFDDFCTREREFTSALTLDSPGVRAWIDFAENNNGTFPEFPLPLGNPSEATNSTMTSLSLMSPEQTDRFESACSTAGSRFVGGLFACLGLVEHEFTGALTYYGLTPRDSRTASDNFMTQGWFTGLIPITVPIAATSFNDAAYAAQTAFDSSLDMSRVPYYRVLELAPWLKWPEPNFPVSNFFHGGAAPLNAILAAGELGLADNIGIYPDGRFSYQLTIYIFRYGEGTAMAIMHPDNPIAEKSSLRYMEAMKSVCMRVADSGHWGRVA